In a single window of the Niabella ginsenosidivorans genome:
- a CDS encoding DUF4280 domain-containing protein encodes MSQKEKVVQGAICKCQFGTTPDKLVVLTHKKWYANDKDGREKLLATHKDIGVPFQNKTFGSCKKMNNNPCVPSITKWDGYYEKEKYDPPGGYVLTKDCKATCAVAGTACVEITMSGQTGQPMKKNIENADEELQAQVNPLVNMKKMNQKDPYEFLNIQ; translated from the coding sequence ATGTCTCAGAAAGAAAAGGTAGTACAAGGGGCCATCTGCAAATGTCAGTTTGGAACTACTCCTGATAAACTGGTAGTACTCACCCACAAAAAATGGTATGCTAATGATAAGGATGGCAGGGAAAAATTACTGGCTACCCATAAGGATATTGGCGTTCCTTTTCAGAACAAGACTTTTGGCTCCTGTAAAAAAATGAATAATAACCCTTGTGTGCCCAGTATAACAAAGTGGGACGGGTACTATGAAAAAGAAAAATACGACCCACCGGGTGGCTATGTGCTGACGAAGGATTGTAAAGCTACCTGTGCAGTAGCTGGCACTGCCTGTGTTGAGATAACAATGAGCGGCCAGACAGGTCAGCCCATGAAGAAAAATATAGAGAATGCGGATGAGGAGTTGCAGGCACAGGTAAATCCCCTGGTGAATATGAAGAAAATGAATCAGAAAGACCCGTATGAATTTTTAAATATACAGTAA